In the Nerophis ophidion isolate RoL-2023_Sa linkage group LG01, RoL_Noph_v1.0, whole genome shotgun sequence genome, one interval contains:
- the LOC133557992 gene encoding uncharacterized protein K02A2.6-like: protein MAGVVGNIGPFDEHVEQWSAYAERFDYFVLANDIANDKVVPTFLSVMGPKTYNLLRDLLQPTKPGTKTYAETVDVLTQHFSPKPLMLAERFRFHRRNQEEGESVTMFVAALRKLAEHCEFGQGLNDALRDRLVLGLRNEAAQKKLLTESNPTLQKVIEISVAMEMASKEAHQMNATGGVHTVQTDRPSGQGTCFRCGKSGHLAMSCWCKDMDCRSCGRRGHIERACLKKKNKEKTSKSANIHDSVKNRRKTQVHTVRQRETVSSDSSEGEQEMSVHTLNIMKMDEDSEGYWVEPMLEGHPVSMQIDTGSKASIISEGVYKKVLGHLTLRPSDTRFKTYLGEPVPMAGMTDVVVQSNNQVRKLPIYIVKGNYPAILGRVWLEEMKLSWHTVKMVSPTATSLAAILRKHDEVFRKELGSMKDITVKLNIKPKTTPKFMKARSVPYAIRSKVGDELDALVKSGVLEPVTVSEWATPIVPVPKKMGEIRICGDFKVTLNPVLSAEQYPLPRIDDLFAGLSKGKKFSKIDLNQAYLQMHVHEDSKDLLTITTQKGLFRYCRLPFGITSSPALFQRAMDQILHGLPGVQCYLDDILCTGSTDQEHLDNLDAALQRLKEYGLRVRKDKCEFFQLSVEYLGHVIDARGLHTAPSKVRAIVDAPPPENVSLLRSFLGLLNYYGRFIPNLSSMLKPLHDLLCQGKKWNWSDACQEVFQKTKETLVTSGVLTHFDPSLPIQLACDASPYGVGAVISHLMPNGVERPIAFASRTLNKAETNYAQIEREALSIVYGVRKFHQYLYGRQFTLLTDHRPLTTILGSHTGLPSLAASRMQRWALLLSAHSYDIKYRKADLHGNADVLSRLPLPITRPEPRAAEIFYFSQVDGAPVSAAHVRRASRTDPVLSAVMDMVMGGRSGGDAPSIQPYLSRRAELSVQSGCLLWGRRVVIPPSLRKSVLQQLHAGHSGIVRMKEIARSYFWWPGVDREIETTAKTCSSCQEVRKAPQLAPLHPWEFPEEPWQRVHIDFAGPVEGCMLLVCVDAHSKWPEVAIMKTTTTTKTIERLGEIFSRFGSPLQLVSDNGPQLVSQEMTTFLEANGVQHIRSASFHPATNGLADRFVQTMKKALKTSQEQGSFHQRLHRFLLSYRNTPHATTKVSPASLMFKRNLRTNFDFLKPTTVKDIVQHQQEKQIQQRMQKAKERVFFPDEPVLARNYSTGPRWVPATIVKQSGPVSYTVSTAAGLVWKRHINQLLQATAAAPNQPSVDTPNELEFSAPHLLLPPPQRTMEYTGETSAFDSSLQDPVMDVPTRTAVPESPSGDRKTEHSVEPRYPVRERRPPERLNL from the coding sequence ATGGCAGGAGTTGTTGGTAATATTGGCCCTTTTGATGAGCACGTGGAACAGTGGAGTGCATATGCAGAACGTTTTGACTATTTTGTATTGGCAAATGACATTGCTAATGATAAAGTAGTACCCACATTTTTGTCAGTGATGGGTCCAAAGACATATAATTTGTTGCGTGACCTGCTGCAGCCCACCAAACCGGGGACCAAAACCTATGCAGAAACAGTGGATGTTCTGACCCAACATTTTTCACCCAAACCATTAATGCTTGCTGAGAGGTTTAGATTCCACAGACGAAATCAAGAAGAGGGAGAATCTGTTACCATGTTTGTTGCAGCGCTGAGGAAATTAGCTGAGCATTGTGAATTTGGACAAGGTTTAAATGATGCATTAAGAGACAGATTGGTCCTCGGACTGAGAAATGAAGCCGCTCAGAAAAAACTGCTGACTGAAAGTAACCCGACGTTGCAGAAAGTCATTGAAATCAGTGTCGCCATGGAAATGGCCTCAAAGGAGGCTCACCAAATGAACGCTACAGGCGGAGTGCATACAGTTCAAACGGATAGACCTAGTGGACAAGGGACATGTTTCCGTTGTGGAAAATCAGGACACCTAGCCATGTCATGCTGGTGTAAGGATATGGACTGTCGCAGTTGTGGAAGAAGAGGCCATATCGAGCGggcctgcttaaaaaaaaagaacaaggaGAAAACATCAAAGTCTGCCAACATACATGACTCTGTGAAGAACAGGAGGAAAACACAGGTGCACACTGTGAGACAACGGGAGACTGTGTCCAGCGATTCTTCGGAAGGAGAACAGGAGATGAGTGTACACACACTGAATATAATGAAGATGGATGAAGATTCAGAGGGTTACTGGGTGGAGCCCATGCTGGAGGGGCACCCAGTGAGTATGCAAATAGACACTGGTTCAAAAGCATCCATCATCTCAGAGGGGGTCTACAAAAAAGTTTTGGGACACCTTACGCTGCGACCGTCTGATACTAGGTTCAAAACCTATCTAGGAGAACCTGTACCCATGGCAGGAATGACTGATGTCGTGGTCCAGAGTAACAATCAGGTGAGGAAGCTCCCCATCTATATTGTTAAAGGTAATTACCCGGCTATTCTGGGACGTGTGTGGCTAGAGGAAATGAAGCTAAGCTGGCACACTGTAAAAATGGTATCACCAACGGCTACTAGTCTAGCTGCTATTTTGAGGAAACATGATGAGGTTTTCCGGAAGGAGTTGGGCAGTATGAAGGACATTACTGTTAAGCTAAACATTAAACCGAAAACAACACCAAAGTTTATGAAGGCCAGGTCTGTACCATATGCTATTCGATCAAAAGTGGGGGATGAGTTGGACGCCTTAGTTAAAAGCGGTGTTTTGGAACCGGTGACTGTCAGTGAGTGGGCCACGCCCATAGTTCCCGTACCCAAGAAAATGGGAGAAATACGAATCTGTGGAGATTTTAAGGTGACACTGAACCCTGTACTGTCAGCAGAGCAGTATCCTCTTCCCCGCATTGACGATTTGTTTGCCGGGCTGAGTAAGGGGAAAAAGTTTAGCAAAATAGACCTGAACCAAGCCTACTTACAGATGCACGTTCATGAGGATTCTAAAGACTTGCTCACCATAACTACGCAAAAGGGGCTTTTCAGATATTGTCGACTCCCTTTCGGGATCACATCATCCCCTGCACTTTTCCAACGTGCCATGGATCAGATCCTACATGGCCTCCCTGGTGTACAGTGCTATTTGGACGATATTCTGTGCACAGGAAGTACGGACCAAGAACATCTGGACAATTTGGATGCTGCTCTTCAAAGGCTGAAAGAGTATGGGCTCAGGGTTCGCAAAGACAAATGCGAATTTTTTCAACTGTCTGTTGAATATTTGGGACATGTAATTGATGCCCGAGGGTTGCATACTGCGCCGTCAAAGGTTAGAGCGATAGTCGATGCCCCGCCGCCAGAGAATGTTAGCCTATTACGTTCATTCTTGGGCTTACTGAATTATTATGGCCGCTTTATACCGAACTTGTCATCCATGCTCAAGCCGCTACATGACCTGCTTTGTCAAGGAAAGAAGTGGAATTGGAGTGATGCCTGTCAAGAGGTTTTTCAGAAAACAAAGGAGACATTAGTGACATCAGGGGTTCTGACCCATTTTGATCCATCACTCCCCATTCAGTTGGCCTGCGATGCATCCCCGTATGGAGTGGGGGCGGTCATTTCACATTTAATGCCGAACGGGGTAGAGAGGCCCATAGCATTTGCATCACGGACCTTGAACAAAGCAGAGACTAACTATGCTCAGATAGAGCGGGAGGCGTTGAGCATCGTCTATGGGGTTCGCAAGTTCCATCAGTACTTGTATGGGAGACAGTTTACACTGCTGACGGATCACCGACCCCTGACGACCATCCTGGGGTCGCACACTGGGTTACCCTCACTTGCCGCGAGTCGCATGCAGCGGTGGGCGTTGCTTCTGTCGGCTCACTCGTATGACATCAAGTATCGCAAGGCCGACCTGCACGGCAATGCCGATGTACTGTCCAGGTTGCCTCTTCCTATCACCAGGCCTGAGCCACGGGCAGCAGAAATATTTTACTTCAGTCAGGTGGATGGTGCGCCAGTTTCTGCTGCTCATGTGAGGAGGGCCTCTCGCACGGACCCTGTCCTGTCTGCGGTGATGGACATGGTGATGGGGGGTAGATCAGGTGGCGATGCCCCCAGTATTCAACCTTATCTCTCCAGGAGAGCAGAACTGTCTGTGCAATCTGGTTGCTTACTGTGGGGGAGGAGGGTGGTTATTCCCCCATCATTGCGTAAATCTGTTCTGCAGCAGCTCCATGCAGGTCACAGTGGAATAGTTCGAATGAAGGAGATAGCAAGGAGTTACTTCTGGTGGCCAGGAGTGGACAGAGAGATAGAGACTACCGCCAAAACCTGTTCCTCATGCCAAGAAGTTAGGAAGGCACCCCAACTAGCTCCTCTACATCCCTGGGAGTTTCCCGAAGAACCATGGCAACGGGTGCACATTGATTTTGCAGGACCTGTAGAGGGTTGTATGCTCCTTGTGTGTGTGGACGCCCACAGTAAGTGGCCGGAAGTGGCCATAATGAAAACCACTACCACTACAAAGACGATTGAGAGGCTGGGGGAGATTTTCAGCCGGTTCGGTTCTCCTCTTCAGTTGGTCTCAGATAACGGGCCACAACTGGTGTCACAAGAAATGACTACCTTCCTTGAAGCAAATGGCGTACAACACATTCGATCCGCATCATTTCACCCTGCGACCAACGGTCTGGCTGACAGGTTTGTGCAGACCATGAAGAAAGCTTTAAAGACATCTCAAGAGCAAGGATCATTTCATCAGAGATTGCATAGATTCCTGTTGAGCTATAGGAATACCCCCCATGCCACTACTAAAGTTTCCCCCGCTTCTCTGATGTTCAAAAGAAACCTTCGAACAAACTTTGACTTTCTGAAGCCGACAACGGTGAAGGATATTGTTCAGCATCAACAGGAGAAACAGATTCAACAAAGAATGCAGAAGGCTAAAGAAAGAGTCTTCTTTCCGGATGAGCCAGTGTTAGCAAGGAACTACAGTACTGGCCCCCGATGGGTCCCTGCAACTATAGTCAAGCAATCTGGTCCTGTCTCTTACACCGTCAGTACTGCTGCTGGACTGGTATGGAAAAGACACATCAATCAACTTCTTCAGGCGACAGCAGCGGCCCCCAACCAGCCGTCGGTGGATACTCCGAACGAGTTAGAGTTCAGCGCACCCCATCTCCTGCTGCCACCACCCCAAAGAACAATGGAATATACTGGTGAGACTTCTGCTTTTGACTCTTCACTACAAGATCCTGTGATGGATGTTCCAACACGCACGGCTGTTCCAGAGTCACCCAGCGGAGACCGTAAGACTGAACATTCTGTTGAGCCCCGTTATCCGGTAAGAGAACGCCGTCCTCCAGAACGCCTGAATTTATAG